One part of the Nocardia higoensis genome encodes these proteins:
- a CDS encoding oxidoreductase, with product MGLWRRLRGAMSRGGGGVSGADARYLADWVRTHTGVEGYIEPKTTVTDVTVVLVAADGEWTRRIVGEAGARKLAGDLRIPVYDVAKTGYPQRMRDFDERKRIERRKAFEEELRDL from the coding sequence ATGGGTCTGTGGAGGCGCCTGCGTGGTGCGATGAGCCGGGGCGGCGGCGGCGTTTCGGGTGCGGACGCGCGGTATCTCGCCGACTGGGTGCGTACCCACACCGGCGTCGAGGGATACATCGAGCCCAAGACGACGGTGACCGACGTGACGGTGGTGCTCGTCGCCGCGGACGGCGAGTGGACACGACGAATCGTCGGCGAGGCCGGAGCGCGGAAGCTGGCCGGTGATCTGCGAATTCCGGTCTACGACGTGGCGAAGACCGGCTATCCCCAGCGCATGCGCGACTTCGACGAACGCAAGCGCATCGAGCGGCGCAAGGCGTTCGAGGAGGAGTTGCGCGATCTGTGA